From Burkholderia pseudomultivorans, the proteins below share one genomic window:
- a CDS encoding LysR family transcriptional regulator — MTLPAPQRTLASARSDPAPHDPDGTDGLRVQDLDLNLLKTFRAVYAERHVGRAALRLGVTQPSVSYGLGRLRLMFRDALFVRTGTGVEPTPRAQRLAVSVDKALAILQHVLDEGSRFAPDSTQRVFRLHMSDFAASAFLPTLLAAFDRRAPGAVIETLHVDECQLNVALESGRIDFALGHFADASSHFQRTALLHERCVLLMPRRTARRLSLADDFVLDGPAPDALRFVAVTSHPQSMQLLERHGLMPRVRAALPDFMVIPALLRHGDYAAILPETIAITFAAQQACALYEIAGAGDWPVNAYWHRRFDADPGHRWLRALLLELFSIGRQAPFDAWLAPQPPACA; from the coding sequence ATGACGCTTCCCGCTCCCCAACGCACGCTCGCGTCCGCGCGATCCGATCCCGCGCCGCACGACCCCGACGGAACCGACGGCCTGCGCGTGCAGGACCTCGACCTGAACCTGCTGAAGACGTTTCGCGCCGTCTATGCGGAGCGGCATGTCGGCCGCGCGGCGCTGCGGCTCGGCGTCACGCAGCCGTCGGTCAGCTACGGGCTCGGCCGCTTGCGGCTGATGTTCCGCGACGCGCTGTTCGTGCGCACCGGCACCGGCGTCGAGCCGACGCCGCGCGCGCAGCGGCTCGCCGTGTCGGTCGACAAGGCGCTCGCGATCCTGCAGCACGTGCTCGACGAAGGCTCGCGCTTCGCGCCCGACAGCACGCAGCGCGTGTTCCGCCTGCACATGAGCGATTTCGCGGCGAGCGCGTTCCTGCCGACGCTGCTCGCGGCATTCGATCGCCGCGCGCCCGGCGCCGTGATCGAGACGCTGCACGTCGACGAATGCCAGCTCAACGTCGCGCTCGAATCGGGGCGCATCGATTTCGCGCTCGGTCACTTCGCGGACGCGTCGAGCCACTTCCAGCGCACCGCGCTGCTGCACGAGCGCTGCGTGCTGCTGATGCCGCGCCGCACCGCGCGGCGACTCTCGCTCGCCGACGATTTCGTGCTCGACGGCCCGGCGCCCGACGCGCTGCGCTTCGTCGCGGTCACGTCGCATCCGCAGTCGATGCAGCTGCTCGAACGCCACGGGCTGATGCCGCGCGTGCGCGCCGCGCTGCCCGACTTCATGGTGATCCCCGCGCTGCTGCGGCACGGCGACTACGCGGCGATCCTGCCGGAAACCATCGCGATCACGTTCGCGGCGCAGCAGGCCTGCGCGCTCTACGAGATCGCCGGCGCGGGCGACTGGCCGGTCAATGCGTACTGGCACCGGCGCTTCGACGCGGATCCGGGCCATCGCTGGCTGCGCGCGCTGCTGCTGGAGCTGTTCAGCATCGGCCGGCAGGCGCCGTTCGACGCATGGCTCGCGCCGCAGCCGCCCGCGTGCGCGTAG
- a CDS encoding LysR family transcriptional regulator, with protein sequence MTSVDHLDLNLLRVFQAIVEERSLTKAGERLALSQPAVSYSLGRLRTLFDDPLFVRTRAGMQPTPVALELAGIVGKALDMVRVALRYAERFDPASSTRTFRLSLSDAGEMAYLPAICQALRERAPRVTLSVQPLPVEEIEEALRASRLDFAIGNLPELMSRTRHQLLFEETYVCMTGRRRGLPTAGALSLEQFVRAAHVNVKSVEHSHHALDDALRAQGVGRNIALEVPHFVALPGVLSVTDLFATLPKRLAQILNRGNAFRLYELPVTLPPAPVTMHWHEHFHEDEGIAWMRTLLAEIVQRFDAA encoded by the coding sequence ATGACGTCGGTCGATCATCTCGATCTGAACCTGTTGCGCGTGTTCCAGGCGATCGTGGAGGAACGCAGCCTGACCAAGGCCGGCGAGCGGCTTGCGCTGTCGCAGCCGGCCGTCAGCTATTCGCTCGGCCGGCTGCGCACGCTGTTCGACGATCCGCTGTTCGTGCGCACGCGCGCGGGCATGCAGCCGACGCCGGTGGCGCTCGAACTCGCGGGGATCGTCGGCAAGGCGCTCGACATGGTGCGGGTCGCACTGCGCTATGCGGAGCGTTTCGATCCGGCGTCGAGCACGCGCACGTTCCGGCTGTCGCTGTCCGATGCGGGGGAGATGGCGTATCTGCCGGCGATCTGCCAGGCGCTGCGCGAGCGCGCGCCGCGCGTCACGCTGAGCGTGCAGCCGCTGCCAGTCGAGGAAATCGAGGAGGCGTTGCGCGCGAGCCGGCTCGACTTCGCGATCGGCAACCTGCCGGAGCTGATGTCGCGCACGCGCCATCAGCTGCTGTTCGAGGAAACCTACGTGTGCATGACGGGCCGCCGGCGCGGGCTGCCGACGGCCGGCGCACTGAGCCTCGAGCAGTTCGTGCGCGCGGCGCACGTGAACGTGAAATCGGTCGAGCACAGTCACCACGCGCTCGACGATGCGTTGCGCGCGCAGGGCGTGGGCCGCAACATCGCGCTCGAAGTCCCGCATTTCGTCGCGCTGCCGGGCGTGCTGTCGGTTACGGACCTGTTCGCGACGCTGCCGAAGCGGCTCGCGCAGATTCTCAACCGCGGCAATGCCTTCCGGCTCTACGAGTTGCCGGTGACGCTGCCGCCCGCGCCGGTGACGATGCACTGGCACGAGCATTTTCACGAGGACGAGGGAATCGCGTGGATGCGAACGCTGCTGGCCGAAATCGTCCAGCGCTTCGATGCGGCATGA
- a CDS encoding porin encodes MNHPNGRAARLAAPLAALLACTALPAFAQSSVVLYGRVDTAIEYANAGPNHVARMGSGNLFASQWGLKGAEDLGGGYTTIFKLEDGFNAANGALANSSALFGREAWVGVTGPFGGVQFGELYTILHTTLVTYSLPGLGAGLAWGNATNNFVGPAFLRVRNSMRYTSPRYAGLLLRAMAARGANGAAGQPSTLGDTYGAGVNYVNGGLSIDVDYMQQKFSPAAAATLGDASPAANGNYALGAISYDFRVVKVAALYLRHRGGPDVATAIDSQGAYPHSDIMELSATVPIGRASLLLSVGHYRKVADSDGNADSYGIRFDYPLSKRTVLYTGAAMVRNGAHARFVVNGAAGGGVALANPGATASSIVAGILTSF; translated from the coding sequence ATGAACCACCCGAACGGGCGGGCCGCCAGGCTCGCCGCACCGCTTGCCGCGCTGCTCGCATGCACGGCGCTTCCCGCATTCGCGCAATCGAGCGTGGTGCTTTACGGCCGTGTCGACACCGCGATCGAATATGCGAATGCCGGGCCGAACCATGTGGCGCGGATGGGCAGCGGCAACCTGTTCGCATCGCAGTGGGGGCTCAAGGGCGCCGAGGATCTCGGCGGCGGCTACACGACGATCTTCAAGCTCGAGGACGGCTTCAACGCGGCCAACGGCGCGCTCGCGAACAGCAGCGCGCTGTTCGGGCGCGAGGCGTGGGTGGGCGTGACCGGCCCGTTCGGCGGCGTGCAGTTCGGCGAGCTCTACACGATCCTGCATACGACGCTCGTCACCTACAGCCTGCCGGGCCTCGGTGCCGGGCTCGCGTGGGGCAACGCGACGAACAACTTCGTCGGGCCCGCGTTCCTGCGCGTGCGCAATTCGATGCGCTACACGTCGCCGCGCTATGCAGGCTTGCTGTTGCGCGCGATGGCCGCGCGCGGCGCGAACGGCGCGGCCGGGCAGCCGTCGACGCTCGGCGATACCTACGGCGCGGGCGTCAACTACGTGAACGGCGGGCTGTCGATCGACGTCGACTACATGCAGCAGAAATTCAGCCCGGCTGCCGCCGCGACGCTCGGCGACGCGAGCCCGGCCGCGAACGGCAACTACGCGCTCGGCGCGATTTCGTACGACTTTCGCGTCGTGAAGGTCGCCGCGCTGTACCTGCGCCACCGCGGCGGCCCGGATGTCGCGACCGCGATCGACAGCCAGGGCGCGTATCCGCACAGCGACATCATGGAGCTGAGCGCGACGGTGCCGATCGGGCGCGCGTCGCTGCTGCTGAGCGTCGGTCATTACCGCAAGGTCGCGGACAGCGACGGCAACGCCGATTCGTACGGCATCCGCTTCGACTATCCGTTGTCGAAACGCACGGTGCTGTACACCGGCGCGGCGATGGTGCGCAACGGCGCGCATGCGCGCTTCGTCGTCAACGGCGCGGCCGGCGGCGGCGTCGCGCTCGCGAATCCCGGTGCGACCGCGAGTTCGATCGTCGCCGGCATCCTCACGTCGTTCTGA
- a CDS encoding AraC family transcriptional regulator: protein MDIALSRHTPNRLGALHAPDEVERAVAHRLGPHRMAARGRDPFRAELYEVPLHRGVLLELCYGRETHIDFGDDADHFLFRLTLSGACELQAGKAVAQAGPGALTVSSPALASRLRTSPDCRNLVLRLERGALERKLQDMLQATLRRPLEFALAPGAHGTGSPLVLPTFDYLCRLAALPATGDARATFGADLSAWLMSLLLTHLPHSHSDALARGTPPLPAHVRRACDYVDAHLGEPLALEVLAAVASVAPRTLQHGFRAFLRTTPAAYVRERRLAAVHAALQRGDARSVTDVLIAHGIHGFGHFAKAYARRYGHPPSVTARQSR, encoded by the coding sequence ATGGACATCGCCCTTTCCCGCCATACCCCGAACCGGCTCGGCGCGTTGCACGCGCCCGACGAAGTCGAGCGCGCGGTCGCGCACCGGCTCGGGCCGCACCGGATGGCCGCGCGCGGCCGCGATCCGTTCCGCGCGGAGCTGTACGAGGTGCCGCTGCATCGCGGCGTGCTGCTCGAACTCTGCTACGGCCGCGAAACCCATATCGATTTCGGCGACGACGCCGATCACTTCCTGTTCCGGCTGACCTTGTCGGGCGCATGCGAACTGCAGGCGGGCAAGGCCGTCGCCCAAGCCGGCCCCGGCGCGCTGACGGTGTCGTCGCCGGCGCTGGCGAGCCGCCTGCGCACGAGCCCCGATTGCCGCAACCTCGTGCTGCGGCTCGAACGCGGCGCGCTCGAACGCAAGCTGCAGGACATGCTCCAGGCGACACTCAGGCGGCCGCTGGAATTCGCGCTCGCGCCCGGCGCACACGGCACCGGCAGCCCGCTCGTGTTGCCGACCTTCGACTATCTGTGCCGTCTCGCCGCACTGCCGGCGACCGGCGACGCCCGCGCGACGTTCGGCGCCGACCTGAGCGCGTGGCTGATGTCGCTGCTGCTCACGCATCTGCCGCACTCGCACAGCGACGCGCTCGCGCGCGGCACGCCGCCGCTGCCCGCGCACGTGCGCCGCGCATGCGACTACGTCGACGCGCATCTCGGCGAACCGCTCGCGCTCGAGGTGCTGGCGGCCGTCGCGAGCGTCGCACCGCGCACGCTGCAGCACGGGTTCCGTGCGTTCCTGCGCACCACGCCGGCCGCATACGTGCGCGAACGCCGGCTCGCCGCCGTGCACGCGGCGCTGCAGCGCGGCGACGCGCGCAGCGTGACCGACGTGCTGATCGCGCACGGCATCCACGGCTTCGGCCATTTCGCGAAGGCATATGCGCGGCGCTACGGCCATCCGCCTTCGGTCACCGCGAGGCAATCCCGATGA
- a CDS encoding aromatic-ring-hydroxylating dioxygenase subunit beta — protein sequence MMDDRNALFSQQTFARAVEFVWREAELLDRRDYRAWLDLWDPAGHYVVPIDPDTTDFAATLNYVFDDHDMREKRVQRMLSGYSASATDAARTVRTVSRFTIESGDADAIELKSAQVVVAYKRGVATLFAADVTHRLQVDADGEMRIAQKVVRLIDSTEALSAIGFLL from the coding sequence ATGATGGACGACCGCAACGCCCTTTTTTCGCAGCAGACCTTCGCCCGCGCGGTCGAGTTCGTGTGGCGCGAAGCCGAACTGCTCGACCGCCGCGACTATCGCGCGTGGCTCGACCTGTGGGATCCCGCCGGTCATTACGTGGTGCCGATCGATCCCGACACGACCGACTTCGCGGCGACGCTGAACTACGTATTCGACGATCACGACATGCGCGAGAAGCGCGTGCAGCGGATGCTGTCCGGCTATTCGGCGTCGGCGACCGATGCGGCGCGCACGGTGCGCACCGTGTCGCGCTTCACGATCGAAAGCGGCGATGCCGATGCGATCGAGCTGAAATCCGCGCAGGTCGTCGTCGCGTACAAGCGCGGCGTCGCCACGCTGTTCGCGGCCGACGTCACGCACCGGCTGCAGGTGGACGCCGACGGCGAGATGCGGATCGCGCAAAAGGTCGTGCGGCTGATCGACTCGACCGAAGCGCTCAGCGCAATCGGCTTCCTGCTGTAA
- a CDS encoding PDR/VanB family oxidoreductase, with protein sequence MQANRHQVRIDALIDAAQDIRCFRVSRVDGRPLDAYEPGAHIDVTAPSGVTRQYSLCGDPDERGSYLFAVKKETQSRGGSRSLHDDVQVGAELTIGTPRNLFRLADTASEHVLIAAGIGITPLLSMAYALDRHGARYRLHYFARSREHAAFVDALSAEPFASHVTFHYGVAPDALAAELGRCVASLDAQAHVYTCGPGPFMDAVVAAAATRVPDAAIHLERFAAEPAPADAAPAGGFEVRLQRSGQSVHVAPDTSIVDALAQIGIEVDTSCGEGVCGTCMVPVVDGEPDHRDHCLSKAERASNTVICCCVSRARSAVLVLDL encoded by the coding sequence ATGCAAGCGAACCGTCACCAGGTCCGAATCGACGCGCTGATCGACGCGGCGCAGGACATCCGCTGCTTCCGCGTGTCGCGCGTCGACGGCCGGCCGCTCGACGCGTACGAACCAGGCGCGCACATCGACGTCACCGCGCCGTCGGGCGTCACGCGCCAGTACTCGCTGTGCGGCGACCCCGACGAGCGCGGCAGCTATCTGTTCGCGGTGAAGAAAGAGACGCAGTCGCGCGGCGGTTCGCGCTCGCTGCACGACGACGTGCAGGTCGGCGCCGAGCTGACGATCGGTACGCCGCGCAACCTGTTCCGGCTCGCCGACACCGCCAGCGAGCATGTGCTGATCGCGGCCGGCATCGGCATCACGCCGCTGCTGTCGATGGCGTATGCGCTCGACCGGCACGGCGCGCGCTATCGGCTGCACTATTTCGCGCGCAGCCGCGAGCATGCGGCCTTCGTCGATGCGCTGTCGGCCGAGCCGTTCGCGTCGCACGTCACGTTCCACTACGGCGTCGCGCCCGACGCGCTCGCGGCCGAACTCGGCCGCTGCGTCGCGTCGCTCGATGCGCAGGCGCACGTCTATACCTGCGGGCCCGGCCCGTTCATGGACGCAGTCGTCGCGGCGGCCGCCACGCGCGTGCCCGATGCAGCGATCCATCTCGAACGCTTCGCCGCCGAGCCGGCGCCGGCCGACGCCGCGCCCGCCGGCGGCTTCGAGGTGCGCCTGCAGCGCAGCGGCCAGTCGGTCCACGTTGCGCCCGACACGTCGATCGTCGACGCGCTCGCGCAAATCGGCATCGAGGTCGATACGTCATGCGGCGAAGGCGTGTGCGGCACCTGCATGGTGCCGGTCGTCGACGGCGAGCCCGATCATCGCGACCACTGTCTCAGCAAGGCCGAGCGCGCGAGCAATACGGTGATCTGCTGCTGCGTGTCGCGCGCGCGTTCCGCGGTGCTCGTGCTCGATCTCTGA
- a CDS encoding ATP-binding protein, whose product MLGIRPRDAARLPSNPIMSFPDEDDFHRLLDALTTCVLLHDVQTRAIVWANRAACVALGFSVEELLPLKAPDMTRPEPKYQREIAVSAWDRALTDGPQVYEWCYRSRTGVDMLSEAIATYVPLRGRDVVMVQFRDISAEDAVRQQLRRYEARLREFMQDLDEGVAVLTPHGDVQFISESGRRVLGLAPDEALGEVLDYCSEDDRDRLVAQLRDAPSTCPSEPQRYRIARRDGSTCWLRITCRQVEIEGDLDGLLVHFRDVSDEVATEEARRAEARMLEYAGRYNAMGEMASVIAHELSQPLAAVRNFIEGAVQRLEARGAIDDAIWGLRSADRQAEHAALIIKSVREFIVRREPVVVVADLRDILADVAYFIELRAKEAGVTVVIAQADRPLPVRCERVLIGQVILNLAFNAIEAFTGCARASRVLTLGTAAVAGRAELRAIDNGPGVADDAHDRLFDGFSSSKEGGNGIGLSLCKSIVTRHGGRIVARRAEGGGLDCRATLPLARARA is encoded by the coding sequence ATGTTGGGAATCCGGCCGCGCGATGCCGCGCGCCTTCCTTCGAATCCGATCATGAGCTTCCCTGACGAAGACGATTTCCACCGCCTGCTCGATGCGTTGACGACGTGCGTGCTGCTGCACGACGTGCAGACGCGGGCGATCGTGTGGGCGAATCGCGCGGCCTGCGTCGCGCTCGGCTTTTCCGTCGAGGAGCTGCTGCCGCTGAAGGCGCCCGACATGACGCGCCCCGAGCCGAAATACCAGCGCGAGATCGCCGTCAGTGCATGGGACCGCGCGCTCACCGACGGGCCGCAGGTCTACGAGTGGTGCTACCGGTCGCGCACGGGCGTCGACATGCTGTCCGAGGCGATCGCGACCTACGTGCCGCTGCGCGGACGCGACGTCGTGATGGTGCAGTTCCGCGACATCAGCGCGGAGGATGCGGTGCGTCAGCAGCTGCGCCGCTACGAGGCGCGGCTGCGCGAGTTCATGCAGGATCTCGACGAGGGCGTCGCGGTCCTGACGCCGCACGGCGACGTGCAGTTCATCAGCGAGTCGGGGCGGCGCGTGCTCGGGCTCGCGCCCGACGAAGCGCTCGGCGAAGTGCTCGACTACTGCTCGGAGGACGATCGCGACCGGCTCGTCGCGCAACTGCGCGATGCGCCGTCGACGTGCCCGTCGGAGCCGCAGCGCTACCGGATCGCGCGGCGCGACGGCTCGACGTGCTGGCTGCGCATCACGTGCCGGCAGGTCGAGATCGAAGGCGACCTCGACGGGCTGCTCGTGCATTTTCGCGACGTGAGCGACGAGGTCGCGACCGAGGAAGCGCGTCGCGCCGAAGCGCGGATGCTCGAATATGCGGGGCGTTACAACGCGATGGGCGAGATGGCGTCCGTGATCGCGCACGAGCTGAGCCAGCCGCTCGCGGCCGTGCGCAACTTCATCGAGGGCGCGGTGCAGCGGCTCGAGGCGCGCGGCGCGATCGACGATGCGATCTGGGGGCTGCGCAGCGCGGACCGGCAGGCCGAGCATGCGGCGCTGATCATCAAGAGCGTGCGGGAGTTCATCGTGCGGCGCGAGCCGGTCGTGGTGGTCGCCGACCTGCGCGACATCCTCGCCGACGTTGCGTACTTCATCGAGCTGCGCGCGAAGGAAGCCGGCGTCACCGTCGTGATCGCGCAGGCGGATCGCCCGCTGCCGGTCCGGTGCGAGCGCGTGCTGATCGGGCAGGTGATCCTGAACCTCGCGTTCAACGCGATCGAGGCGTTCACCGGCTGTGCACGCGCGTCGCGCGTGCTGACGCTCGGCACCGCGGCCGTCGCGGGCCGGGCCGAGCTGCGCGCGATCGACAACGGCCCCGGCGTCGCCGACGACGCGCACGACCGGCTGTTCGACGGCTTCTCGTCGTCGAAGGAAGGCGGCAATGGCATCGGGCTGTCGCTGTGCAAGAGCATCGTGACGCGGCACGGCGGCCGCATCGTCGCGCGCCGGGCCGAGGGCGGCGGGCTCGACTGCCGCGCGACGCTGCCGCTCGCCCGCGCGCGGGCCTAG
- a CDS encoding tautomerase family protein, giving the protein MPTLEVFLPAGHDDARKAELIARLSHATVDAIGAPLESVRVLLTELPATHIGLGGRTAADGAPPSLPVIVAILIAGRTDAQKRALIAALSDAAAGVLDAPLEATRVMIKDIPNTDFGIGGQTARALGR; this is encoded by the coding sequence ATGCCCACACTCGAAGTTTTCCTGCCGGCCGGCCATGACGATGCACGCAAGGCCGAACTGATCGCGCGGCTCAGCCACGCGACCGTCGACGCCATCGGCGCGCCGCTCGAATCGGTGCGCGTGCTGCTGACCGAATTGCCGGCAACGCATATCGGCCTGGGCGGTCGCACGGCGGCCGACGGTGCGCCGCCGTCGCTGCCCGTGATCGTCGCGATCCTGATCGCCGGCCGCACCGACGCGCAGAAGCGCGCGCTGATCGCCGCACTGTCGGACGCGGCGGCCGGCGTGCTCGACGCGCCGCTCGAGGCGACACGCGTGATGATCAAGGACATCCCGAACACCGACTTCGGCATCGGCGGCCAGACCGCGCGAGCGCTGGGACGCTGA
- a CDS encoding spinster family MFS transporter — protein sequence MSATPARAADGKRYTYEWYVVIVCMLAYIFSFVDRQVLVLMIEPIKRDLHLTDTQFSLLNGFAFSLFYAVMGMPIAYLADRYARPRIISLGIALWSLATAACGFSQHFLHMFVARMGVGVGEAALSPGAYSMLADYFPKEKLGRAIAVYSLGSFVGGGVAFLIGGYVIALLKHASAFTLPLVGQVHAWQVTFLIVGLPGLLVALLFAATVRDPQRKGLAQDRSGAVRRVSMRDSLRFVGTHRATFACHYLGFSFYAMALYCLLSWTPAFYIRHFGMTAVEAGYTLGIVLLVANTAGVFCGGWLNDWLLRRGRVDAPMRAGAIGAACMVIPAALFTQVDHLPTSLALLVVAMFFASFPMPTSTAAMQTLAPNQMRAQISALFLLVSNLIALGIGTTVVALFTDRVFGAPAAVGHSMSIVNLAAALLAALLLGAGCRRYRLSLDRERGHASAAAPMPAADASAIAAPGSAAR from the coding sequence ATGTCCGCAACCCCGGCTCGCGCTGCCGACGGCAAGCGCTATACGTACGAATGGTATGTCGTCATCGTCTGCATGCTCGCGTACATCTTCTCGTTCGTCGACCGCCAGGTGCTCGTGCTGATGATCGAACCGATCAAGCGCGACCTGCACCTGACCGACACGCAGTTCAGCCTGCTGAACGGCTTCGCGTTCTCGCTGTTCTACGCGGTGATGGGCATGCCGATCGCGTATCTCGCCGACCGCTACGCCCGCCCGCGCATCATCTCGCTGGGCATCGCGCTGTGGAGCCTCGCGACCGCCGCGTGCGGGTTCAGCCAGCATTTCCTGCACATGTTCGTCGCGCGGATGGGCGTCGGCGTCGGCGAGGCCGCGCTGTCGCCCGGCGCGTATTCGATGCTCGCCGACTACTTCCCGAAGGAGAAGCTCGGGCGCGCGATCGCCGTGTATTCGCTCGGCTCGTTCGTCGGCGGCGGCGTCGCGTTCCTGATCGGCGGCTACGTGATCGCGCTGCTCAAGCACGCGAGTGCGTTCACGCTGCCGCTCGTCGGGCAGGTGCATGCGTGGCAAGTCACGTTCCTGATCGTCGGCCTGCCCGGGCTGCTGGTCGCGCTGCTGTTCGCCGCGACCGTGCGCGATCCGCAGCGCAAGGGGCTCGCGCAGGACCGCTCGGGCGCGGTGCGGCGCGTATCGATGCGCGATTCGCTGCGCTTCGTCGGCACCCATCGCGCGACCTTCGCGTGCCACTATCTCGGCTTCTCGTTCTATGCGATGGCGCTGTACTGCCTGCTGAGCTGGACGCCGGCGTTCTATATCCGCCACTTCGGGATGACGGCCGTCGAAGCCGGCTATACGCTCGGCATCGTGCTGCTGGTCGCGAACACCGCGGGCGTGTTCTGCGGCGGCTGGCTCAACGACTGGCTGCTGCGGCGCGGCCGCGTCGATGCGCCGATGCGCGCCGGCGCGATCGGCGCCGCGTGCATGGTGATTCCCGCCGCGCTGTTCACGCAGGTCGATCATCTGCCGACGTCGCTCGCGCTGCTCGTCGTCGCGATGTTCTTCGCGTCGTTCCCGATGCCGACGTCGACCGCCGCGATGCAGACGCTCGCGCCCAACCAGATGCGCGCGCAGATCTCCGCGCTGTTCCTGCTCGTGTCGAACCTGATCGCGCTCGGCATCGGCACGACCGTCGTCGCGCTGTTCACCGATCGCGTGTTCGGCGCGCCGGCGGCGGTCGGCCATTCGATGTCGATCGTCAACCTCGCGGCTGCCCTGCTCGCCGCGCTGCTGCTCGGCGCCGGCTGCCGCCGCTACCGGCTCAGCCTCGATCGCGAACGCGGCCATGCGTCGGCAGCGGCCCCGATGCCTGCCGCCGACGCCAGTGCGATCGCCGCGCCGGGCTCCGCCGCGCGCTGA
- a CDS encoding aromatic ring-hydroxylating oxygenase subunit alpha, translated as MSDTPYQTIDTRALHGFAQPDRIAPAMYHDPALFEAELDRIFYRTWIWVAHESELPKPGDFVTTTIGRQPVIVVRDKTGEINVLQNRCRHRGATVCEAHKGNAKGFTCPYHSWSYALDGTLRALPYGDGYEGVCDKGDLPLVKLRVGVYQGLIFASFNDDIEPLDDFLGGAKPWIDLFMKQGAGYPIKANGEHKFRFKGNWKIQLENTTDLYHFPVVHKSWMKSIDDETAAAITSFMTSEDAFCRALGNGHSLAVLMPELVDLDQDDGAPLPERFAPLAATLAERHTPEEVRRIVRSLMGVGFNLNLFPNLALSMAFFRVLRPISANETEIRHVALAMDGGPDEANRERLRIHEHFQGPFGFGSPDDAEAWERVQRGAQAGPDVPILVNRGLNRETTAANGEKTAHATDETGMREAYQQWRKMMEQR; from the coding sequence ATGAGCGACACTCCCTATCAGACGATCGACACCCGCGCGTTGCACGGCTTCGCGCAGCCCGACCGCATCGCGCCCGCGATGTATCACGATCCCGCGCTGTTCGAAGCCGAACTTGACCGCATCTTCTACCGCACCTGGATCTGGGTCGCGCACGAAAGCGAGCTGCCGAAGCCGGGCGACTTCGTGACGACGACGATCGGCCGCCAGCCGGTGATCGTCGTGCGCGACAAGACCGGCGAGATCAACGTGCTGCAGAACCGCTGCCGCCATCGCGGCGCGACCGTCTGCGAAGCGCACAAGGGCAACGCGAAAGGCTTCACGTGCCCGTACCACAGCTGGTCGTACGCGCTCGACGGCACGCTGCGCGCGCTGCCGTACGGCGACGGCTACGAAGGCGTGTGCGACAAGGGCGACCTGCCGCTCGTGAAGCTGCGCGTCGGCGTGTACCAGGGGCTGATCTTCGCGAGCTTCAACGACGACATCGAACCGCTCGACGATTTCCTCGGCGGCGCGAAGCCGTGGATCGACCTGTTCATGAAGCAGGGCGCCGGCTACCCGATCAAGGCGAACGGCGAGCACAAGTTCCGCTTCAAGGGCAACTGGAAGATCCAGCTCGAGAACACGACGGACCTCTATCACTTCCCGGTCGTGCACAAGTCGTGGATGAAGTCGATCGACGACGAGACGGCCGCCGCGATTACGAGCTTCATGACCAGCGAAGACGCGTTCTGCCGCGCGCTCGGCAACGGCCACAGCCTCGCGGTGCTGATGCCCGAGCTGGTCGATCTCGACCAGGACGACGGTGCGCCGCTGCCCGAGCGCTTCGCGCCGCTGGCCGCGACGCTCGCCGAGCGCCACACGCCCGAAGAAGTGCGCCGCATCGTGCGCTCGCTGATGGGCGTCGGCTTCAACCTGAACCTGTTTCCGAACCTCGCGCTGTCGATGGCGTTCTTCCGCGTGCTGCGGCCGATCTCCGCGAACGAAACCGAGATCCGCCACGTCGCGCTCGCGATGGACGGCGGCCCGGACGAAGCGAACCGTGAACGGCTGCGGATCCACGAGCACTTCCAGGGCCCGTTCGGCTTCGGCAGCCCCGACGACGCGGAAGCCTGGGAGCGCGTGCAGCGCGGCGCGCAGGCAGGCCCCGACGTGCCGATCCTCGTGAACCGCGGGCTGAACCGCGAAACCACCGCCGCGAACGGCGAGAAGACTGCGCATGCGACCGACGAGACCGGCATGCGCGAGGCCTACCAGCAATGGCGCAAGATGATGGAGCAACGATGA